The genomic interval GCCCTGGCGCGCGGGCTGACACTGCCGTGGCCGCGGCTGCTGTTGGTTCTCGGGCTGGTGCATATGGCGCTCGCGCATGTCCGCAGCATCGAACACTACGCGCTCCTGGTCCCGATGATCGCGGCGCGGCCGTGGGCGCTGCAGCTCGGGCTCGGGTGCAAGTCGGCCGAGGCGAAGCCTGATCTCACCCCGCCGGCCTGGGCCGGCGTCGTCGCGGTGATCGCAATCATCGCGGCAACGATCGCCGCGGCGCCGCGGCTGCATTATCGCTTCGACGAGCCCCAGGTGCCGGAGCGGGCACTGGCCGCCGTGCAGGCGCACGGGGCCCAGCGGATCTTCAACGCTTACATCTTCGGCGGCTATCTGATCTCGCGCCACGTGCCGGTGTTCATCGACGGCCGTGCCGAGCTGTACGGCGAAGCGAGGGTGATGGACATGATCCGCGCTACCGCTGGGCGCGATCCCGTCGCGCTCGACCGCATGCTGACCGGCAACGACATCGATGCGACGATGCTGCCGCCAAGCGCGCCTGCCGTTCGGCAGATGGACGAACGGCCGGGCTGGCGCCGGCTCTACGCCGACGACATCGCCGTCGTGCATGTGCGCGATTAGCTCGGTCATTCCGAGCGAAGCAATCCAGTTTCGAGTCCAGAGCTAGATTGCTTCGTCGCTTTCGCTCAATGACGAGAGTCCAGGCTGCGATCTAAAGATTGCTCGCGGTGATCGCGCTGTACACCAGGGTGCGCAGCTCGCGGCGGATCGGGTAGGCGCTGGAGGGGATGAGCTGGGTCATGAAGATCGTGATCAGCTCTTCGGCCGGATCGATCCAGAACGCGGTCGAGGCCGCGCCGCCCCAATAGAATTCGCCGGCCGAGCCCGGCAACAGCGTCAGCGCCGGGTTCATGTTGACGGCGAAGCCGAGCCCGAAGCCGATGCCGGCATTGGTGGCTTCGGAGAACATCGACAGCGACATCTGGGTGAGGTCGCGGTTGCCGGGCAAATGATTGCTGGTCATCAGCTTCAGCGTCTTCGGCCCGATCAGCCGGACGCCTCCGAGTTCGCCGCCGTTCAAAAGCGCGCGGCAGAAGGTGAGATAGTCTGCGGTGGTCGAGACCAGCCCGCCGCCGCCGGAGATTAGCGCGGGCGGCGCGAGGAAGCTCGAGGTTGCCGGATCGTCCGACAGCGTCATGCCGCCCTTGCCGTCGGCGGTGTAGCAGGCGGCGAGCCGCTGCGCCTTGGCGGCCGGCACGTGGAAGTCGGTGTCGGTCATGCCGAGTGGATCAAGGATGCGCTGCTTGACGAACTGCTCGAACGGCATGCCGCTGATCTTCTGCACGATGTAGCCGACGATGTCGGTCGACACCGAGTAGTTCCAGGCGTCGCCCGGCGAGAACTCCAGCGGGATCTGCGCCAGATC from Rhodopseudomonas palustris carries:
- a CDS encoding serine hydrolase domain-containing protein, coding for MPSQAAVAQSSTPTIGSAASAGMSEAALRRIDDHLRRLYLDSGKLPGTQTLVYRRGQIVYQSSLGFADVERKVAVRDDTIFRIYSMTKPITSVALMMLFEEGRVQLDDPVVKYIPQWASLGVFQAGIAPYFLTKPPARPMQVVDLLRHTSGLTYGFQNRTNIDAAYRDKGIGAFEKAGTLDSWIADLAQIPLEFSPGDAWNYSVSTDIVGYIVQKISGMPFEQFVKQRILDPLGMTDTDFHVPAAKAQRLAACYTADGKGGMTLSDDPATSSFLAPPALISGGGGLVSTTADYLTFCRALLNGGELGGVRLIGPKTLKLMTSNHLPGNRDLTQMSLSMFSEATNAGIGFGLGFAVNMNPALTLLPGSAGEFYWGGAASTAFWIDPAEELITIFMTQLIPSSAYPIRRELRTLVYSAITASNL